One part of the Sulfolobus tengchongensis genome encodes these proteins:
- the tsaA gene encoding tRNA (N6-threonylcarbamoyladenosine(37)-N6)-methyltransferase TrmO gives MSACFKYIGLIRRKDNSATRESPVEIHVSKEYEEGLKGLENFSHIIVIYHLHLANFDGSLLREKKGLKVGVFATRSQNRPNPIGISIAELINIIGNVIIAKGINAFDGTPVLDIKPYDKWDRPDTIRVPPWHDVI, from the coding sequence ATGAGTGCTTGTTTTAAATATATAGGTCTTATAAGGAGAAAAGACAATTCAGCAACTAGAGAATCACCAGTGGAGATTCATGTAAGTAAGGAATATGAAGAAGGGCTAAAAGGTCTAGAGAATTTCTCGCATATAATAGTTATCTATCACCTCCACTTAGCTAACTTTGATGGAAGTCTATTGAGAGAAAAGAAAGGTCTAAAAGTTGGAGTTTTCGCAACCAGATCACAAAATAGACCTAACCCCATAGGGATATCTATAGCTGAACTTATCAATATTATCGGTAATGTAATAATAGCAAAAGGGATTAATGCTTTTGACGGGACTCCAGTTCTTGATATAAAACCATATGACAAATGGGATAGACCAGATACAATTAGAGTTCCCCCTTGGCATGACGTTATATAG
- a CDS encoding ATP cone domain-containing protein, translated as MIKVVKRNGNEEELIWEKLVVSVLKTGAPIDVARKIAYMTIGKIYMDGKEKITAKELTSIVLTFLKKENEEWYRNWIIYDKAVKKRETEKELSQ; from the coding sequence ATGATAAAAGTAGTTAAACGAAACGGAAATGAAGAAGAATTAATTTGGGAAAAACTTGTAGTTAGCGTTTTGAAAACTGGTGCTCCAATCGATGTAGCGAGGAAGATCGCGTATATGACAATAGGTAAGATATATATGGATGGTAAGGAGAAGATAACTGCGAAGGAGCTAACAAGTATAGTTTTAACTTTTCTAAAGAAGGAAAACGAAGAGTGGTACAGGAATTGGATTATTTACGATAAGGCTGTGAAGAAAAGAGAAACTGAAAAAGAGTTATCTCAATAA
- the lipA gene encoding lipoyl synthase, with translation MIRKAGIAIYENENFKRVSEIVVKKNIATVCEEALCPNIMECWGSGTATFMIMGSVCTRGCRFCYVTKGKPSQLDPEEPRRIAEAVKEMKLDYVVITSVDRDDLPDGGAEHFANVINAVKETNPNVTIEVLTPDFKGNITAVKKIIKAGVDVFAHNIETVRRLTPIVRDPRASYDQSLKVLRCVENVIKKSSILLGFGETWDEIIQTMSDLREVGVNILVLSQYMRPSRKQLEVKKYYTLDEFKKLEEIAYSMGFSAVISLPLARTSYKAKETYLKAITNVKNSHRWS, from the coding sequence ATGATTAGAAAAGCTGGAATTGCAATATATGAAAATGAAAATTTTAAGAGAGTATCAGAGATTGTTGTAAAAAAGAATATCGCAACGGTTTGTGAGGAAGCTTTATGCCCTAATATTATGGAATGTTGGGGATCTGGAACTGCCACTTTCATGATTATGGGAAGCGTTTGTACCAGAGGATGTAGGTTCTGTTACGTGACAAAAGGTAAGCCTTCTCAACTAGATCCAGAAGAACCTAGGAGGATAGCTGAAGCAGTAAAAGAGATGAAATTGGACTACGTTGTAATAACTAGTGTGGATAGAGACGATTTACCAGATGGGGGAGCAGAACACTTTGCAAATGTTATTAATGCAGTAAAGGAAACTAATCCAAACGTTACTATCGAAGTATTAACACCAGATTTTAAGGGTAATATCACTGCGGTAAAAAAGATAATCAAAGCAGGAGTTGATGTTTTTGCTCATAATATAGAGACTGTAAGAAGACTAACACCAATAGTTAGGGATCCTAGGGCTTCATATGATCAAAGTCTTAAAGTCTTGAGATGTGTAGAAAACGTTATAAAGAAATCCTCCATTTTACTAGGTTTTGGTGAAACGTGGGATGAGATAATACAAACGATGTCGGATTTAAGGGAAGTTGGCGTTAATATTTTAGTATTATCGCAATATATGAGACCTAGTCGTAAGCAATTGGAAGTTAAGAAATACTATACATTAGACGAGTTCAAAAAGCTAGAGGAAATAGCTTATTCTATGGGATTTTCTGCAGTAATTTCTCTACCTTTAGCTAGAACTTCTTACAAAGCTAAAGAAACCTATTTGAAGGCGATTACAAATGTTAAGAATAGTCATAGATGGTCCTAG
- a CDS encoding ABC transporter ATP-binding protein, which translates to MIEAINLTKVYKDGTRALDGLTFSSTSRVVTLLGRNGAGKTTLTRILSTQLLPTSGIAKVEGYDVVKDAKKVRKIITSIPQEAKPVGIASPMEHLVMYLTARGFSFTDANEIARNALKEVGLWEVRDKPSDELSGGMKRKIFVAMALASNAEMVLLDEPTTGLDPYSRLEVWSVLKSIKSKILLTTHYMEEAEELSDEVVLLHKGKLIAKGNVRELLAKFNDKVRVEGIGEFKVGRLRISYVDRNKASEYVGRFVVKPITLEDLFIIYGGEALEE; encoded by the coding sequence GTGATCGAAGCTATTAATCTTACTAAAGTTTATAAGGATGGGACGAGGGCGTTGGATGGGCTAACTTTCAGTTCTACCTCTAGAGTAGTAACGTTATTAGGAAGAAATGGAGCAGGTAAAACTACATTAACTAGAATACTTTCAACCCAATTATTACCAACTAGTGGAATTGCTAAAGTCGAAGGTTACGATGTAGTTAAAGATGCTAAAAAGGTTAGAAAGATTATAACGTCTATACCTCAGGAAGCTAAACCAGTGGGTATTGCAAGCCCGATGGAACATTTAGTTATGTACCTTACCGCAAGAGGGTTTTCATTTACTGATGCTAATGAAATTGCTAGAAATGCATTAAAAGAGGTTGGATTATGGGAAGTTAGAGATAAACCGAGCGATGAGCTTTCTGGTGGAATGAAAAGGAAGATTTTTGTGGCAATGGCATTAGCTTCTAACGCAGAAATGGTATTGTTAGATGAGCCTACTACTGGACTAGATCCTTATTCAAGGCTAGAAGTCTGGTCCGTGTTAAAAAGTATAAAGAGTAAAATTTTGCTTACAACACATTACATGGAAGAAGCTGAAGAGCTTTCAGATGAAGTAGTACTTTTACATAAGGGAAAACTTATTGCAAAAGGTAATGTAAGGGAACTTTTAGCTAAGTTTAACGATAAGGTCAGAGTTGAGGGTATAGGAGAGTTTAAAGTAGGCAGATTAAGGATTAGTTATGTTGATAGGAATAAGGCATCAGAATACGTGGGGAGATTTGTAGTTAAGCCGATTACATTAGAGGATTTATTTATTATCTATGGCGGTGAGGCTCTTGAAGAGTAA
- a CDS encoding MaoC family dehydratase, whose amino-acid sequence MSQNSQEGPFFEDFMVGQRFRSKVGRTVTDVDNIWFTLLTNNSNQIHFNKDYTEKYFAGEPFRGRLVVNGFLTLSIVAGLLVEQTSQNGFMLGIENVKFLNPVFGGDTIYAEAEVTEVRESKSRPGFGIVKIKTWGYNQRGEKVIEFDRIFMVRKRGATWSGEKGKSQ is encoded by the coding sequence ATGTCTCAAAACTCACAAGAAGGTCCCTTTTTTGAGGATTTTATGGTTGGCCAAAGGTTTAGGAGTAAGGTTGGTAGGACAGTAACGGATGTTGATAATATTTGGTTTACACTATTAACTAACAATTCGAATCAGATACATTTTAATAAGGATTACACTGAGAAGTATTTTGCGGGAGAGCCGTTTAGGGGTAGACTAGTGGTTAATGGTTTTTTAACTTTGTCAATTGTGGCGGGGTTATTAGTGGAGCAGACTAGTCAAAACGGTTTCATGTTGGGAATTGAAAACGTGAAATTCCTAAATCCAGTTTTTGGAGGAGATACAATTTATGCAGAGGCGGAGGTAACTGAAGTTAGAGAATCAAAGAGCAGACCAGGTTTCGGAATAGTCAAAATAAAAACGTGGGGATATAACCAAAGGGGAGAGAAAGTAATAGAATTCGATAGAATATTCATGGTAAGAAAAAGAGGAGCAACATGGAGTGGAGAAAAAGGGAAAAGTCAGTAA
- a CDS encoding FAD-binding oxidoreductase codes for MDWIDELSRLTKIAEGGNGDYVKWKITAVPKTYDETRDVVKLANERKLSLYPFSFNKHHIGPAINVDIGIDLSNLSKIIEVSDEDLYVTVQAGVKVSDLFEFLKKRNLFLPAYYEGSIGGLLATNLPTPFSSFYGYPKNLVLTAKLLTGDGIIVKGGGKTLKFSSGYKLHKILAGMLGWLGIYLEITLKIYPFPEEIATLQNSNITLMSKYRPISLIYEMDKNGEREYATFIGFRKAIAKIEEELGGKVQEGFYSIDYTEGDNVISIHTIRGKEIEAIKRTNSLMKVNKALGIIGTGYCRVEVNSLEGLDKLRQEINGQVTVERGKYHGDYWGIEDKEILYRLKSAFDPNNVLLPGLI; via the coding sequence ATGGATTGGATTGATGAATTAAGCAGACTCACTAAGATAGCTGAGGGTGGTAATGGAGATTACGTTAAATGGAAAATAACTGCTGTTCCTAAAACGTATGATGAAACTAGAGATGTAGTTAAATTGGCTAATGAAAGAAAACTTTCTCTTTATCCCTTCTCGTTTAATAAGCACCATATAGGCCCTGCAATTAATGTTGATATAGGTATAGATTTAAGTAATTTAAGTAAGATTATTGAGGTTTCGGATGAAGATCTTTACGTTACTGTACAAGCTGGAGTAAAAGTTTCAGATCTTTTTGAATTTTTAAAGAAAAGGAATTTATTTCTTCCTGCTTATTATGAGGGATCTATAGGTGGACTATTAGCTACTAACCTACCCACACCGTTCTCGTCATTTTACGGCTATCCGAAAAATCTAGTTTTAACGGCTAAATTACTTACCGGAGACGGTATTATAGTAAAAGGGGGAGGCAAAACTCTTAAATTTTCTTCCGGGTACAAACTGCACAAAATATTAGCCGGAATGTTAGGTTGGTTAGGAATTTACTTAGAGATTACGTTAAAAATTTATCCGTTTCCAGAGGAAATCGCAACATTACAGAATAGTAACATAACATTAATGAGTAAATATAGACCAATTTCTCTTATCTACGAGATGGATAAAAATGGGGAGAGAGAGTATGCTACATTTATTGGATTTAGGAAAGCTATAGCCAAAATAGAAGAAGAACTGGGAGGTAAGGTTCAAGAAGGCTTTTATAGTATAGATTACACAGAAGGAGATAATGTGATTTCAATTCATACAATCCGGGGAAAGGAAATTGAAGCAATAAAGAGAACAAACAGTTTGATGAAAGTGAATAAGGCTTTAGGTATCATTGGAACTGGGTACTGCAGAGTAGAGGTAAATTCGCTCGAGGGATTAGATAAATTAAGACAAGAAATCAATGGGCAAGTTACTGTTGAAAGAGGTAAATATCATGGTGATTATTGGGGTATTGAAGATAAGGAGATTCTTTATAGGTTAAAGAGCGCGTTTGATCCTAATAATGTTCTTTTGCCGGGTTTGATATAA
- a CDS encoding ATP-binding protein, which produces MLFDLHPKESIKELFGREKEVEFVISQLISGNWVIISGQREIGKTSLIKVVINELKKRRKIPGIYVNLRGIKSLNSLLSLMLAEINKGISWNFHVNVNFAITNAGIEIKKGSKVVNSLLELLLSSDEIVIGFDEVQELTSVSKQFLDILGNVYSSNPKVHLIFSGSYVGLVTSMLNPPSSSPLHSRPPVEVKLKPFNEETSLSFLKKGMEEVNVEFTHYEETVEKLDGIAGWLTLFGNLYAIRKINFNDALSQTVNEGKKIMIDEFNHFLSTKKNKELYCAIMEVLKVVNKWKEIKNGVEIKIGKIDDKEFSNALKNLVNFNFVTKEGEKYEITDPILKEISFKCNP; this is translated from the coding sequence TTGCTATTTGATCTCCATCCTAAAGAGAGCATTAAAGAACTTTTCGGAAGAGAAAAGGAAGTTGAATTTGTAATTTCTCAATTAATTTCAGGTAATTGGGTAATAATTTCTGGACAAAGAGAAATCGGAAAGACGTCTTTAATAAAAGTCGTTATAAACGAGCTAAAGAAGAGAAGGAAGATTCCGGGAATTTACGTAAATCTAAGAGGTATTAAAAGCTTAAACTCACTCCTTTCTCTCATGTTAGCTGAGATAAATAAGGGAATCAGTTGGAACTTTCACGTTAACGTTAATTTTGCTATTACTAATGCAGGTATTGAAATAAAAAAGGGAAGCAAAGTCGTCAATAGTTTACTGGAACTTCTTCTCTCCTCAGATGAGATAGTTATTGGATTTGATGAGGTTCAAGAACTTACCTCAGTCTCAAAACAATTTCTTGACATATTAGGAAACGTATATTCTAGCAATCCTAAGGTTCATCTAATCTTCTCTGGTTCTTATGTAGGTCTTGTAACCTCAATGCTAAATCCTCCATCATCCTCTCCTCTTCATAGCAGACCTCCAGTAGAGGTCAAACTCAAGCCCTTTAATGAAGAAACTTCGCTATCCTTTCTTAAAAAGGGAATGGAAGAAGTCAACGTAGAATTTACCCATTATGAGGAAACTGTTGAAAAACTTGATGGCATTGCGGGCTGGTTAACTCTCTTCGGCAATCTTTACGCGATCAGAAAAATTAACTTTAATGATGCTCTTTCACAAACTGTCAATGAAGGAAAGAAAATAATGATAGATGAATTTAATCACTTTCTATCAACTAAAAAGAATAAGGAACTCTATTGTGCTATTATGGAGGTACTTAAGGTTGTTAATAAATGGAAAGAGATAAAGAATGGTGTTGAAATCAAAATTGGGAAGATAGATGATAAGGAATTTTCCAATGCTTTAAAGAATCTAGTTAATTTTAACTTTGTAACAAAAGAAGGAGAAAAATATGAGATTACAGATCCAATTTTAAAGGAGATTAGCTTTAAATGCAATCCGTAA
- a CDS encoding (Fe-S)-binding protein produces MSSSKLTDMCTHCGFCLETCPTYVVTRNEIHSPRGRIEAVRIGIDSVGFQTCMYCRLCETVCPAGVKYAQIITPVRRNSPKNVVIEKLLENPKLLSKALKLASKMQHPDIERLRKFIDINEVSEPLEDNRNEAEIILFPGCIESVIFTKTVLNAYKFLSKRYKVKIVNGCCGLAHISNGNQDGARKQAVKLSEMAKGKKIVTLQSNCAAFMKEYKGWFGVEIEAYDFSEFLIKEGVDLPKVNGTFTIHYPCHAYRQRLTNYIHEVTTRMGITIRNMEDPHFECGAGGDYWLSHPKLSNMVMSVKKDKIAKSGVKKVIVTNSVCALAIRTMGYEVYHIADLLDS; encoded by the coding sequence ATGAGTTCATCAAAACTGACTGATATGTGCACTCACTGCGGATTTTGTTTAGAAACGTGCCCTACTTATGTAGTAACCAGAAATGAAATACACTCACCTAGAGGTAGAATAGAAGCAGTAAGAATTGGAATAGATAGTGTTGGGTTTCAGACATGCATGTACTGTAGACTATGTGAGACTGTTTGTCCAGCAGGTGTTAAGTACGCTCAAATCATAACCCCAGTTAGAAGAAACTCACCTAAGAATGTTGTGATAGAGAAACTTCTAGAAAACCCAAAATTACTAAGTAAGGCATTAAAATTAGCCAGCAAGATGCAACATCCTGATATAGAAAGATTAAGAAAATTTATCGATATTAATGAAGTATCAGAACCTTTAGAAGATAATAGAAACGAAGCCGAGATAATATTATTTCCAGGCTGTATAGAATCTGTAATATTTACTAAGACTGTTCTAAATGCCTACAAATTTCTAAGTAAAAGGTATAAGGTAAAAATCGTTAATGGATGTTGTGGATTAGCTCATATAAGTAATGGAAATCAAGATGGGGCTAGAAAACAAGCGGTTAAATTATCTGAAATGGCGAAGGGTAAAAAAATTGTAACATTACAGTCAAATTGCGCAGCATTTATGAAAGAATATAAAGGATGGTTTGGAGTTGAGATTGAAGCATACGACTTTAGTGAGTTTCTAATCAAAGAAGGTGTAGATTTACCTAAGGTAAATGGAACCTTTACCATTCATTACCCATGTCATGCCTATAGACAGAGATTGACCAACTATATTCATGAGGTCACCACGAGAATGGGCATTACAATTCGCAACATGGAAGATCCTCATTTTGAGTGCGGAGCGGGTGGAGATTATTGGTTATCTCATCCTAAATTGTCCAATATGGTGATGAGTGTTAAGAAAGATAAGATAGCGAAAAGTGGTGTGAAGAAAGTGATTGTAACTAATAGTGTTTGTGCATTGGCAATAAGAACAATGGGCTATGAGGTATATCATATAGCAGATCTACTGGATTCCTAA
- a CDS encoding CoA pyrophosphatase, whose protein sequence is MNIHKLMQLPLVDEKESDAAVVVIIAKGQYILLIKRVSNPKDPWSGQMALPGGHREGNETTLQAAIRECKEEVGITPNIKSSLGVFSPNNIKIKVRAYIALSEDLIEPRPNPKEIDKVFWIHEKEFIKGEDNAFYYNQYRIWGMTYRILSKLFEIGDVKI, encoded by the coding sequence ATGAATATTCATAAGCTTATGCAACTTCCGCTTGTTGACGAAAAAGAAAGTGATGCAGCGGTAGTTGTTATAATAGCTAAAGGTCAATATATTTTGTTAATAAAAAGGGTAAGTAATCCGAAAGATCCTTGGTCTGGCCAGATGGCACTACCTGGAGGACACAGAGAGGGTAATGAAACAACTCTTCAAGCTGCAATTAGAGAGTGTAAAGAGGAAGTGGGAATTACGCCCAATATAAAATCAAGCTTGGGAGTATTTTCACCTAATAATATTAAAATTAAAGTTAGAGCATATATAGCTCTATCGGAGGATTTGATTGAACCAAGACCCAATCCTAAAGAAATAGATAAGGTTTTCTGGATTCACGAGAAGGAGTTCATTAAAGGCGAAGACAACGCTTTCTATTATAATCAGTACAGAATTTGGGGTATGACATATAGAATCCTCTCTAAATTGTTTGAAATAGGAGATGTTAAAATTTAA
- a CDS encoding biotin/lipoate A/B protein ligase family protein, with protein sequence MLRIVIDGPRDPFYNMAIDEAIMLSREKANYNTLRLYMWSPSGVSLGRSQNAKNSVYIEKIKELGFKLVRRPTGGGALLHPEDYEITYSVVLSLDNEIARMSVDESASEIAKGILYALQILGENVNIRGLGDKEKHNLCYLRSGSSDVVIAGRKISGSAQVRDDKALLQHGTLLLKFEPETWLKVIKAPGVTEDFLKDRIAGLFEFIDIGISDILEALVKGFTKALNEDRVFTSSLTSNEVQLANRLYREKYSSERWNLLGIQ encoded by the coding sequence ATGTTAAGAATAGTCATAGATGGTCCTAGAGATCCGTTTTATAATATGGCAATTGATGAAGCAATAATGTTATCTAGGGAAAAGGCTAATTATAACACATTAAGGCTATATATGTGGTCACCATCTGGTGTGAGCCTAGGTAGAAGTCAAAATGCTAAAAATTCTGTTTATATCGAGAAAATAAAGGAACTTGGTTTTAAGTTAGTAAGAAGGCCTACAGGTGGTGGGGCATTATTACATCCAGAAGATTACGAGATAACGTATAGCGTTGTACTATCCCTAGATAATGAAATAGCTAGGATGAGTGTAGATGAGTCCGCATCTGAGATTGCTAAGGGTATCCTATACGCTCTTCAAATCTTAGGAGAAAACGTAAACATTAGAGGACTTGGAGACAAGGAAAAACATAATTTATGTTATTTGAGAAGTGGTTCTAGCGATGTAGTAATAGCTGGTAGGAAAATTTCTGGTTCAGCCCAAGTAAGAGACGATAAGGCACTATTACAGCATGGGACGCTATTACTAAAATTCGAGCCAGAAACCTGGTTAAAGGTGATTAAAGCACCTGGCGTTACTGAGGACTTTTTAAAAGACAGAATAGCTGGTTTATTCGAATTTATAGATATTGGAATAAGCGACATTTTGGAAGCCTTAGTTAAAGGCTTTACAAAAGCGTTAAACGAAGACAGAGTTTTTACTAGTAGTCTCACATCAAATGAGGTGCAATTAGCTAATCGACTTTACAGGGAAAAGTACTCTAGCGAAAGATGGAACTTGTTAGGAATCCAGTAG
- a CDS encoding helix-turn-helix domain-containing protein: MRFSKSNKPRELCPIVSAITVIGTEPKLLTIRYLLEGPKRFNELQRLTSLSSKTLSSTLKELESLGIVERKIVSSRPIIVVYELTEKGKELKSIFDELRKWGEKFAFNEIVVAPQNIKLKE, encoded by the coding sequence ATGAGGTTCTCAAAGTCAAATAAACCTAGGGAGTTATGCCCAATAGTTTCCGCAATAACTGTAATAGGTACTGAACCAAAGCTATTAACCATAAGATATTTGCTTGAGGGCCCTAAAAGATTTAATGAACTGCAAAGATTGACTTCACTAAGTTCTAAGACTCTCTCAAGTACGCTTAAGGAATTAGAGAGTTTAGGAATTGTGGAAAGAAAAATTGTGAGCTCTCGGCCAATAATAGTAGTTTATGAATTGACAGAGAAAGGTAAGGAATTAAAAAGCATATTTGACGAACTTAGAAAATGGGGAGAGAAGTTCGCGTTTAACGAGATTGTAGTAGCACCACAGAATATTAAATTAAAGGAATAA
- a CDS encoding CBS domain-containing protein, translated as MLVGDLVVRNPVTAKPEISVKEAAKIMKRENLGSLIIVDDRNSPIGIVTERDILRAVADDVPLDSPISKIMTRGLITVSPEKDVTEALIIMYQNNVRHLAVVGKNGELIGVISIRDAAKAINLLALDLSIW; from the coding sequence ATGTTAGTAGGAGATTTAGTTGTTAGGAATCCAGTTACCGCAAAACCGGAAATCAGCGTAAAAGAAGCTGCTAAGATAATGAAAAGGGAAAATCTAGGCTCGTTAATAATTGTAGATGATAGAAATAGTCCAATAGGAATAGTAACTGAGAGGGATATATTAAGAGCTGTTGCTGACGATGTTCCTCTTGACTCTCCGATATCTAAAATAATGACAAGAGGTTTAATTACGGTCTCACCGGAAAAGGACGTTACGGAAGCATTAATTATCATGTATCAAAATAACGTTAGGCATCTTGCTGTAGTTGGCAAAAATGGGGAATTAATTGGGGTAATATCGATCAGAGATGCTGCTAAAGCTATAAACTTGTTAGCTCTTGATTTATCGATCTGGTAA
- a CDS encoding ABC transporter permease yields MRLLKSNYLLAFTIFYGLSSVRRGFVYVLTYLSIPLAELFLIYIITRGDFVKFAIVGGLISVMANNGFSSIGDFVFLRLESRLQDLLVATDIGPSDYIMGLMLANLLYSSPGIVLYIILAIVYHVLTLTNFLPLLINVTLLLFTTSSIGFFLASLVPHTRYGWGLAGLLSSILTIVPPVFYPYTFLPKLIYMALLPIPTTASAIFSQGITHLVNASEKLIIVSFLTLLLESILFFYLSIKFSRWRER; encoded by the coding sequence GTGAGGCTCTTGAAGAGTAATTATCTTTTAGCTTTCACAATATTTTATGGTTTATCGTCTGTAAGAAGAGGATTCGTTTACGTGTTAACTTATCTGAGCATACCTTTAGCTGAATTATTCTTAATTTATATTATCACTAGAGGAGATTTTGTTAAATTCGCTATTGTAGGTGGGCTAATAAGTGTAATGGCAAATAACGGATTTTCCTCTATTGGTGATTTCGTATTCCTAAGACTAGAGAGCAGACTTCAAGATTTGTTAGTTGCAACTGATATTGGACCAAGTGATTATATAATGGGGCTTATGTTAGCTAATTTACTATATTCCTCTCCCGGAATTGTACTGTATATTATCTTAGCGATTGTGTATCACGTACTAACTTTAACTAACTTCTTACCGTTGCTGATAAATGTAACTCTACTTCTGTTTACTACGTCTTCTATAGGATTCTTCTTAGCTAGTTTAGTACCTCATACTAGATATGGCTGGGGTCTCGCTGGTCTCCTATCAAGTATTTTAACAATAGTACCGCCGGTTTTTTATCCTTACACTTTCCTTCCTAAGTTAATTTATATGGCTTTACTGCCAATACCGACTACCGCATCTGCGATATTTTCACAAGGTATTACGCATTTAGTAAACGCAAGTGAAAAATTAATTATTGTATCATTTTTAACGCTGTTACTCGAATCTATATTGTTCTTTTATCTCTCTATTAAGTTCAGTAGATGGAGGGAGAGATGA
- a CDS encoding FAD-binding oxidoreductase, translating to MINKLAEIVGDEWIIVGDEVKLYSYPAFIPLKIDPPIVVLPGSEEEVVELINFLNENNIRYLVRGSGTSLSGATTPTQGEVIISLTRLNRIYSVEDFEITVGPGLANFLINKTLNTNLFYAPDPSSYVVSSIGGNISHDSGGMHTPKYGTTFDSVIKLKVLLPNGKVEEIGGNNFFDATSIFIGAEGTLGIILRATLKLFPKPETSKTLLASFNSIDDAGRAVVNIYKYGVTPSAMEFLDKNSIIAIENTQYKADYPMAEAILLIELDGYSANVEEEEYRTIKAIRECNGEVYIPRSDEEKNKWWWGRKGAFPSFAYYSPAYLTLDANVPRSSLPTMLRFTYDISKKYALPVANSFHAGDGTLHPLIGFDPKNVEETIKAIKAGEEITKLAIKLGGVPSGEHGIGIEKIKFMKLYYSEDDLNVMRRIKMAFDPKRLLNPCKLIPPAKNEICNTVNRIHTYLLEGDI from the coding sequence GTGATTAATAAATTAGCGGAGATAGTTGGAGACGAGTGGATAATAGTTGGAGATGAGGTTAAACTTTACTCTTATCCTGCTTTTATACCGCTGAAAATTGATCCACCAATAGTGGTATTGCCAGGTAGTGAAGAAGAAGTAGTTGAGCTCATTAATTTTCTAAATGAGAATAATATAAGATATTTGGTAAGAGGGTCTGGAACAAGTCTAAGTGGTGCTACCACACCTACACAAGGTGAGGTAATAATATCTTTAACTAGGCTTAATAGAATATACTCAGTTGAAGATTTTGAAATAACTGTAGGTCCAGGTTTAGCCAATTTCTTAATTAACAAGACGTTAAATACGAACTTATTTTACGCACCAGATCCGTCTAGTTACGTTGTATCATCAATAGGGGGTAATATAAGTCATGACTCTGGAGGAATGCACACCCCAAAGTATGGCACAACTTTTGATAGTGTAATAAAATTAAAAGTACTTTTACCTAACGGAAAAGTAGAGGAGATAGGTGGCAATAACTTCTTTGACGCCACATCAATATTTATAGGAGCAGAAGGCACTTTAGGAATTATATTAAGGGCTACACTGAAGTTATTTCCGAAGCCAGAAACTAGTAAAACTCTTCTAGCTTCGTTTAATTCTATAGATGATGCTGGAAGAGCAGTAGTTAATATTTACAAATATGGTGTAACCCCATCCGCAATGGAATTCTTGGACAAGAACTCAATAATTGCCATAGAGAACACGCAATATAAAGCGGACTACCCTATGGCTGAGGCCATACTTCTCATAGAACTTGATGGTTACAGTGCAAATGTGGAAGAGGAGGAGTATAGAACAATAAAAGCAATTAGAGAATGTAACGGCGAAGTATATATTCCTAGAAGTGATGAGGAAAAGAACAAGTGGTGGTGGGGTAGAAAGGGTGCATTTCCATCTTTTGCTTACTACTCGCCAGCATATCTTACGTTAGACGCAAACGTTCCAAGGTCCTCATTACCAACAATGCTGAGATTTACTTATGATATAAGTAAAAAATACGCACTTCCCGTAGCTAACAGCTTCCATGCAGGAGATGGCACATTACACCCACTAATTGGATTCGATCCCAAAAATGTCGAAGAGACTATAAAGGCAATTAAGGCTGGTGAAGAGATAACTAAGCTAGCTATAAAACTAGGCGGGGTACCAAGCGGTGAACATGGAATTGGAATAGAGAAGATAAAGTTCATGAAGCTTTATTACAGTGAGGATGATCTAAACGTAATGCGTAGAATAAAGATGGCATTCGATCCAAAACGGCTTTTAAATCCATGTAAGCTAATTCCACCTGCTAAGAACGAAATATGCAATACTGTAAATAGAATTCACACTTACTTATTAGAGGGAGATATATGA